The following coding sequences lie in one Hoplias malabaricus isolate fHopMal1 chromosome 14, fHopMal1.hap1, whole genome shotgun sequence genomic window:
- the LOC136666261 gene encoding uncharacterized protein: MDEIRPLVSREDTVDLPSPNLQPRHRELLPTPCGPVKRWSELPCLVKLYFCFTLCSLLALFILTVVNIQRESKKSGSDDDDLTISLIQLVGILFCAYYITRGVLQENRQELIVFVLTVLVVMVRSVVNFTVLPTYETLLLVRFVCILCVGLLHVVCALLLIRRPNMMAFRVGGALETMQEQYFILNLCFSMVTFDLQAQLCLCILILTSGTSVSYAHTVILGIGVVWAFLTAATGAIAVLKEKKPLVWLFALLNLPQLAYFIYLLYSIISQWGQSKTYILEAAAITGCLLSVTIKSVLFWGLYRLYHSFGQGLRERMFASDKQ, encoded by the exons ATGGACGAAATTCG TCCACTGGTGTCGCGGGAGGACACCGTTGATCTGCCGTCTCCAAACCTGCagcccagacacagagagcttTTACCAACTCCTTGTGGACCG GTAAAGCGCTGGTCTGAGCTTCCATGTCTGGTGAAGTTGTACTTCTGCTTCACGCTCTGCTCCCTGCTGGCGCTCTTCATCCTCACGGTGGTGAACATCCAGAGGGAAAGTAAGAAATCGGGCAGCGATGACGATGATCTCACTATCTCCCTCATCCAGCTGGTGGGCATCC TGTTCTGCGCATACTACATCACTCGGGGAGTGCTGCAGGAGAACAGGCAGGAGCTGATAGTCTTTGTGCTGACCGTGCTTGTGGTCATGGTGCGGTCAGTGGTCAACTTCACCGTGCTCCCAACCTACGAAACACTCCTACTG gtaCGGTTTGTGTGTATCCTTTGTGTGGGTTTGCTTCATGTGGTCTGTGCCTTGCTGCTGATCCGGAGACCTAATATGATGGCCTTCcgagtgggcggagctttaGAGACCATGCAGGAGCAGTACTTCATACTGAACCTCTGCTTCTCAATGGTAACCTTTGACCTTCAGGCCCAG TTATGTCTGTGCATCCTAATCCTGACCTCAGGCACTTCTGTGTCCTACGCCCACACTGTTATTCTGGGAATTGGTGTTGTATGGGCCTTCCTCACTGCAGCCACTGGAGCCATTGCT GTTTTAAAGGAAAAGAAGCCCCTGGTTTGGTTGTTTGCCCTCTTGAACTTGCCACAGCTCGCTTATTTCATTTACCTTCTTTACTCG ATCATTTCACAGTGGGGGCAGAGTAAGACCTACATTCTAGAGGCGGCTGCAATAACAGGCTGCTTACTTTCTGTGACGATTAAAAGTGTGTTGTTCTGGGGCCTGTACCGACTCTACCATAGCTTTGGCCAAGGCCTGCGAGAGAGAA TGTTTGCTTCAGACAAGCAATAA
- the si:ch73-236j9.2 gene encoding solute carrier family 35 member E2A: MPGSGRRGRSMCCKLLSPFKRSRQERVILARSESMPGEQVLKITITETTIIEADSGVWSYRALTYLCLWFFFSFCTLFLNKYILSLLEGEPSMLGAIQMLTTTFIGCIKMFVPCCLYQHKPRVEYPPNFLMIMLFVGLMRFTTVVLGLVSLKNVAVSFAETVKSSAPIFTVIMSRLILGEYTGLWVNLSLFPVMAGLALCTATEISFNMLGFSAALSTNIMDCLQNVFSKKLLSGDKYKFSPPELQFYTSAAAVIMLIPAWVFLLDIPVLGKSGESFSLSEDIVLLLLLDGILFHLQSVTAYALMGRISPVTFSVASTVKHALSIWLSIIVFSNPITILSAVGTLLVFVGVMLYNKAKQVQRSVLQALAQSADLDHRPLLQDSNIKASD; encoded by the exons ATGCCTGGCAGTGGGCGACGTGGCAGGTCCATGTGCTGCAAGCTCCTCTCGCCCTTCAAGCGCTCGCGGCAGGAGAGGGTGATCCTGGCTCGCAGCGAGAGCATGCCAGGAGAACAAGTTCTCAAGATCACCATAACAGAGACCACCATCATCGAAGCTGACTCTGGGGTCTGGAGCTACAGAGCGCTGACTTATTTGTGCCTGTGGTTCTTCTTCAGCTTCTGCACACTCTTCCTCAACAAGTACATCCTCTCCTTGCTGGAAGGAGAGCCAAGCATGCTGG GTGCTATTCAGATGCTCACCACCACTTTCATAGGCTGCATTAAGATGTTTGTGCCTTGCTGCCTGTACCAGCACAAACCCCGAGTGGAATACCCACCCAACTTTCTCATGATCATGTTGTTTGTTGGACTAATGAG GTTCACCACTGTTGTGCTAGGGCTGGTCAGCCTGAAGAATGTAGCTGTATCATTTGCTGAGACTGTGAAGAGTTCAGCGCCCATTTTCACAGTTATAATGTCAAGACTGATACTCGGGGAATACACAG GTCTGTGGGTGAACTTGTCTTTGTTTCCTGTAATGGCTGGTCTGGCACTTTGCACAGCCACTGAAATCAGTTTTAACATGCTGGGCTTCTCTGCTGCTCTCTCCACCAACATTATGGACTG CTTACAAAATGTATTCTCCAAGAAGCTGCTAAGTGGGGACAAATATAAATTCAG CCCTCCAGAGTTGCAGTTCTACACTAGTGCTGCTGCTGTCATCATGCTAATTCCTGCCTGGGTCTTCCTCCTG GACATACCTGTGTTAGGGAAGAGTGGAGAGAGCTTCAGCCTAAGCGAGGACATTGTGTTGCTGCTACTGTTGGACGGAATCCTGTTTCACCTGCAGAGTGTCACGGCCTACGCTCTGATGGGACGCATCTCACCTGTCACCTTCAG TGTGGCAAGCACAGTGAAGCATGCCCTGTCCATCTGGCTCAGCATCATCGTGTTTAGTAACCCAATCACAATCCTCTCTGCTGTGGGTACATTACTGGTGTTTGTGGGCGTTATGCTTTATAACAAAGCCAAACAAGTTCAGAGAAGTGTGCTGCAAGCTCTTGCCCAATCAGCAGACTTGGACCATAGGCCCTTACTCCAGGACT